One genomic segment of Polynucleobacter sp. MWH-UH2A includes these proteins:
- a CDS encoding mechanosensitive ion channel family protein — protein sequence MSTSPKLKSTVQQLALPLIVSVAVLSVFYFGGDAYQAFGIAAVDSTKKFLKYVLGIVAFIAIGLLLNRIVRLVVFEGIILSATGFVVPKLLSQITSLLIFIITVAACANIVFDQDLTVLWAASGVAGLVLGMALKELLQDVFAGIALNIDRSVAIGDFVQIHKAGDDKIVGQLLEISWRSTQIEDTNGEVISFPNSKFSSFTITNFSASKASGRSVSITIDGRVPTARAMRILQSATIDALTEVMGQYGSLPKIGIKAIKNDGVEYLINFESEYQHIAEATWKIQQAVILHLAKAGLKPAGHKTGEDPIADASFAAPDNARLSALISAAPIFRNISAEDLAILVQHVRLRSIQADKVVVQTGEVGSEMYLVLEGLLYTSGGRAVAHRPSLPSILRPGDLFDAFATLLGNVHTTTVKTRTPSLICEISVAGLQDLFNSNPNTLNQVAKNLMELDIKSGMIWDEERFMAMTAQMHHLFPPATVSSKTLQ from the coding sequence TTGTCTACCAGCCCAAAATTAAAAAGTACGGTTCAGCAATTAGCGTTGCCGCTAATTGTGTCCGTTGCCGTGCTCTCTGTTTTTTATTTTGGTGGAGATGCCTATCAAGCATTCGGAATTGCTGCTGTTGACAGCACGAAGAAGTTCTTAAAGTATGTATTAGGTATTGTTGCCTTCATAGCAATAGGCTTGCTTTTAAATCGAATTGTTCGTCTGGTCGTTTTTGAGGGCATCATTCTCAGCGCCACCGGATTTGTCGTTCCAAAACTTCTCTCGCAAATTACCAGCCTACTGATTTTCATCATTACGGTTGCAGCATGCGCCAACATTGTTTTTGATCAAGACCTTACTGTTCTATGGGCCGCCTCAGGCGTAGCAGGTTTGGTTCTTGGTATGGCGTTAAAAGAGTTGCTACAAGACGTTTTTGCAGGCATTGCGCTCAACATTGACCGTAGCGTTGCAATTGGAGATTTTGTGCAGATACACAAGGCCGGGGATGACAAAATCGTTGGGCAGCTACTTGAAATTAGCTGGAGATCAACCCAGATCGAAGACACCAATGGCGAGGTTATCTCTTTTCCTAACAGCAAATTTAGCTCATTTACGATCACGAACTTTAGCGCATCTAAGGCCAGTGGTCGATCTGTATCTATCACTATCGATGGTCGCGTACCTACTGCTAGGGCTATGAGAATTTTGCAGTCAGCCACCATTGATGCCCTTACTGAAGTCATGGGCCAGTATGGCTCACTACCCAAAATTGGGATAAAAGCAATCAAAAATGATGGTGTTGAGTATTTAATTAACTTTGAGTCTGAGTATCAACATATCGCGGAAGCTACCTGGAAGATTCAACAAGCAGTTATTTTGCACTTAGCAAAGGCCGGCTTAAAACCTGCAGGCCATAAAACTGGCGAAGATCCAATAGCTGATGCTAGCTTTGCGGCCCCCGATAACGCTCGGCTTAGCGCACTTATTAGTGCAGCCCCAATCTTTAGAAATATTTCCGCTGAGGATTTAGCGATATTGGTTCAGCATGTCAGATTAAGAAGCATTCAAGCCGACAAAGTGGTGGTCCAAACCGGAGAAGTTGGAAGCGAGATGTACTTAGTATTAGAAGGCCTGCTTTATACCAGTGGTGGCCGAGCTGTTGCACACAGACCCTCATTGCCAAGCATCCTCAGGCCAGGCGATCTATTTGATGCATTTGCAACTCTACTTGGCAATGTTCATACAACCACCGTTAAAACACGCACACCGAGTTTGATCTGCGAAATTAGTGTTGCCGGCCTTCAGGATCTGTTTAATTCGAACCCCAATACACTGAACCAAGTTGCCAAAAACTTGATGGAGTTAGACATCAAATCGGGAATGATTTGGGATGAGGAGCGGTTTATGGCGATGACTGCACAAATGCACCATCTATTCCCTCCCGCTACTGTAAGCTCGAAAACCTTACAGTAA
- a CDS encoding putative 2OG-Fe(II) oxygenase, with protein MSDVVISNRGGWQSPPYNRGQISEFDPLFDLVYEHITEAYEQFGIKKKPKDGGFWVNINKKYDYNISHNHPSAFFAAVIYLKAPKNSGCFVMERPDPLDDFLRVDERNPNSYCTWSVPTDENKLIIFPAYIRHYVEQNLTEEDDDERISIAFNFG; from the coding sequence ATGTCGGATGTTGTTATAAGCAATCGTGGTGGCTGGCAGAGCCCTCCATATAATCGCGGCCAAATATCAGAGTTTGACCCTTTATTTGATCTCGTATACGAACATATCACTGAGGCCTATGAGCAATTTGGGATAAAGAAAAAACCGAAAGATGGTGGTTTTTGGGTAAATATTAATAAAAAATACGATTACAACATTAGCCATAATCACCCATCAGCCTTTTTTGCAGCAGTTATATACCTAAAGGCACCAAAAAATTCTGGTTGTTTTGTAATGGAGCGTCCTGATCCCCTTGATGATTTCCTGCGTGTTGACGAGAGAAATCCAAATAGCTATTGCACTTGGAGCGTTCCGACCGATGAAAATAAATTAATTATTTTCCCGGCCTACATACGTCACTATGTCGAGCAAAACCTGACTGAAGAAGATGATGATGAGCGCATATCAATTGCCTTCAACTTTGGTTAA
- a CDS encoding phosphomannomutase/phosphoglucomutase: MQLSPSIFKAYDIRGIIDQTLDPSIAKLIGQAFGTEMRNLGETEIVIGRDGRLSGPSLIEALTEGLLSTGINVIDLGMVATPMVYFGANQVLDGKKPKSGIMITGSHNPPNYNGFKMVLGGAAIYGDQIQDLRKRIEAKDFAIGKGARSTFDIFPMYLKHIVGDVKLARPMKIAVDCGNGVGGAFAGQLFRALGCEVQELFCEVDGHFPNHHPDPAHLENLQDLIKNLQTTDNELGLAFDGDADRLGVVTKDGQVIFPDRQMMLFAKDVLSRNAGGQIIYDVKCTRNLASWVKQHGGEPLMWKTGHSLVKAKLKETGAPLAGEMSGHIFFKDRWFGFDDGLYTGARLLEILSKEKDPNKTLNDLPNAICTPELQLACAEGEPFELLEVIKANAKFPTSESINTIDGVRVEYKDGFGLARPSNTTPVVVMRFEADTEEAIARIQAEFKAVFLVAKPDAKLPF; encoded by the coding sequence ATGCAACTGTCACCATCGATTTTTAAAGCCTACGATATTCGCGGCATCATTGATCAAACGCTAGATCCATCAATTGCTAAGCTGATTGGCCAAGCATTTGGTACTGAAATGCGTAATCTTGGTGAAACAGAAATCGTGATTGGTCGCGATGGTCGCCTATCTGGCCCTAGCCTCATTGAAGCACTGACCGAAGGCCTGCTATCTACCGGTATTAATGTGATTGACCTGGGAATGGTTGCTACGCCAATGGTGTACTTTGGCGCCAATCAAGTGCTAGATGGCAAAAAACCCAAGTCCGGCATCATGATTACCGGCAGCCACAATCCACCAAACTACAACGGCTTTAAGATGGTTCTCGGTGGTGCTGCTATTTATGGCGATCAGATTCAGGATCTACGTAAGCGCATTGAAGCCAAAGACTTTGCTATAGGCAAAGGAGCACGCAGCACATTCGATATATTCCCGATGTACCTCAAGCATATTGTTGGCGATGTGAAATTGGCCCGCCCAATGAAAATTGCTGTTGATTGCGGCAATGGTGTTGGTGGCGCATTTGCAGGTCAATTATTTAGAGCGCTGGGCTGCGAAGTGCAAGAACTCTTTTGCGAAGTCGATGGTCATTTTCCAAATCATCACCCCGATCCAGCCCATCTTGAGAATCTGCAAGATCTCATTAAGAACTTACAAACCACTGATAATGAATTAGGTCTGGCCTTTGACGGCGATGCCGATCGTTTAGGCGTGGTTACAAAAGATGGTCAAGTGATTTTCCCTGACCGTCAAATGATGCTATTTGCCAAAGACGTACTCTCTCGCAATGCGGGTGGCCAGATTATTTATGATGTCAAATGCACTCGCAACTTAGCCTCTTGGGTTAAGCAGCATGGTGGTGAGCCACTCATGTGGAAAACCGGTCACTCTTTAGTTAAAGCCAAGCTCAAAGAGACTGGCGCTCCCCTTGCTGGTGAAATGTCGGGTCACATCTTCTTTAAAGACCGTTGGTTTGGTTTTGATGATGGTCTTTACACTGGCGCACGATTGCTGGAGATTCTCTCCAAAGAGAAAGATCCCAATAAAACACTCAACGACTTACCCAATGCCATCTGCACACCAGAATTACAGCTGGCTTGTGCTGAAGGTGAACCTTTTGAACTCTTGGAAGTCATCAAAGCCAATGCCAAGTTCCCTACTTCTGAATCCATTAACACCATTGATGGTGTGCGCGTGGAATATAAAGATGGCTTTGGTCTTGCAAGACCATCAAATACCACCCCAGTAGTGGTGATGCGCTTTGAGGCTGATACCGAAGAAGCGATTGCCCGTATTCAGGCAGAGTTTAAAGCGGTGTTTTTAGTAGCTAAACCGGATGCGAAGTTGCCATTTTAG
- a CDS encoding methyl-accepting chemotaxis protein: MIKNLSIKNKLILLVSPLLFFICLIGWDGMKTTTEGEKALTTIYVDRVECLGQLLNVRDGYSIYMMGATRKLVAKSIGYDEALKSFDEGQALIEKEWKTYLSTYLVPEEAAKADMVKEKMRAAEASLRTLRQNIKDRDGNAIARFADRGLAEAIDPIVFQLSDLSALQVRVAKEVYDEHLVTSSLSKKFLIAMIVLAIAISCYLAYKIIFMITKPLEVANNAIEKMAVGDLNIEITDDGSHDEIGQIIRSTAAIAKTLQKVERDLREQINAAKEGSLSARADAKQHPGAFGNLVNGVNELMENLTAPMNEIANVMAKLASGDIRGRITGDYAGELKALKANVNRSLDALVSLLDSISNFATTIAKGDLTYKIEGNFQGEFAAIKQNLNAAVDQLSGVLNNVIESTEKVTVSATQTSAASKDVSEHAHNQTVNLVEISAAIEQTVSAISEIVRSTEKGATLAQKAADAAENGEETLSVLSETVNGISEKNKQINQISELIGDIAEKTYVLALNAGLEALRAGNEGAGFGLIANKITALAEEVAEATRSIKSLISEATDTVEEGVHGAGSAKTAIHEIVDLSRQNGTTVQSIATSVEQQNSMMKTLKDKVLELKLIGQSTAAAAEEISVTMQALVGTAQSLKKETDRIKTS, from the coding sequence ATGATAAAAAATCTCTCCATCAAGAACAAATTGATTTTGCTGGTGTCGCCACTACTTTTTTTTATATGCCTAATTGGCTGGGATGGCATGAAAACCACAACCGAAGGCGAAAAAGCTCTCACCACGATATATGTCGACCGCGTCGAGTGTCTTGGTCAACTACTCAACGTTCGTGATGGATATTCCATCTACATGATGGGGGCAACGCGTAAATTAGTAGCTAAATCTATTGGCTATGATGAGGCGCTTAAATCCTTTGATGAAGGTCAAGCCCTCATTGAGAAGGAATGGAAAACCTACTTATCAACCTATCTTGTGCCTGAGGAGGCTGCAAAAGCAGATATGGTTAAAGAAAAAATGCGCGCTGCGGAAGCAAGCTTAAGAACATTGCGTCAAAATATCAAGGACAGAGATGGTAATGCAATTGCCCGTTTCGCCGACAGAGGCTTAGCTGAAGCAATTGACCCAATCGTATTTCAACTATCCGACCTCTCCGCCCTACAGGTTCGAGTTGCCAAAGAGGTATACGACGAACATCTAGTTACAAGCTCATTGAGTAAAAAATTCCTTATAGCAATGATAGTACTTGCAATTGCAATCAGTTGCTACTTAGCCTACAAAATCATTTTTATGATTACCAAGCCGCTTGAAGTTGCAAACAATGCAATTGAAAAAATGGCAGTAGGTGACTTGAATATTGAAATCACTGACGACGGATCACATGATGAAATTGGTCAAATTATTAGATCTACTGCCGCAATTGCCAAAACCTTACAAAAGGTTGAGCGTGATTTGCGTGAACAGATCAATGCCGCCAAAGAAGGATCGCTCTCAGCTCGCGCTGATGCCAAGCAACATCCAGGGGCATTTGGAAATCTTGTTAATGGCGTGAATGAACTAATGGAAAATCTCACAGCTCCAATGAATGAGATCGCCAATGTAATGGCTAAATTAGCATCCGGCGATATTCGCGGGCGGATCACTGGAGATTATGCAGGAGAACTCAAGGCACTAAAGGCAAACGTCAACCGCAGTCTTGATGCACTTGTCTCTTTGCTTGACTCTATTAGTAATTTTGCAACAACGATTGCAAAAGGAGATTTAACTTACAAAATTGAAGGTAACTTCCAGGGCGAATTTGCGGCCATCAAGCAAAATCTAAATGCCGCCGTCGATCAGTTAAGTGGCGTTTTAAATAATGTAATCGAATCCACAGAAAAGGTAACTGTATCAGCCACTCAAACAAGCGCCGCATCTAAAGATGTATCTGAGCATGCCCATAACCAGACGGTAAATTTAGTGGAAATTTCCGCCGCCATCGAGCAAACCGTATCTGCAATCTCAGAAATTGTTCGCTCAACAGAAAAAGGTGCCACTCTTGCACAAAAGGCTGCCGATGCCGCTGAGAATGGCGAAGAAACGCTGAGCGTACTCTCTGAAACTGTCAATGGAATCTCCGAAAAGAATAAGCAGATTAATCAAATTAGCGAACTTATTGGCGACATTGCAGAAAAAACATACGTTCTAGCTTTAAATGCCGGATTAGAGGCTCTAAGGGCTGGCAATGAAGGTGCGGGGTTCGGCTTAATCGCTAACAAGATTACCGCTCTTGCCGAAGAGGTGGCTGAAGCCACCCGCTCCATTAAATCTTTAATTAGTGAGGCGACTGATACTGTTGAAGAAGGCGTACATGGAGCTGGCTCAGCCAAAACAGCCATTCATGAAATCGTAGATTTGTCTCGTCAAAATGGCACTACCGTTCAAAGCATCGCAACATCTGTCGAGCAACAAAACTCCATGATGAAAACACTCAAAGACAAAGTCTTAGAGCTCAAACTCATTGGGCAGTCTACCGCAGCGGCAGCAGAAGAAATCTCCGTGACCATGCAGGCCTTAGTTGGTACGGCGCAGTCATTGAAAAAAGAAACTGATCGCATTAAGACAAGCTAG
- a CDS encoding NAD(P)/FAD-dependent oxidoreductase produces the protein MEQVDCVVVGAGVVGLAVAREMALQGRETILLERESAFGTVSSARNSEVIHAGIYYPKDSLKAKLCVEGNRLLYEYCRSHQVATQPYGKLIVAADQTQIDDLQAILYKAQNNSVPEIKMISGDEAKALESNLQCSAAILSSTTGIVDSHGYMLSLLGGFEDAGGMVAYQSPLLSGKPIGKNAEAGYQLEIGGVDGMQIQTKLLINCAGMSAPAVAQKIEGLAKEQIPKAYFAKGNYFSLSGKSPFTHLIYPIPEPGGLGVHLTLDMGGQAKFGPDVEWLDIDAEEQIDYTVDPKRGDGFYEAVRRYWPGLKDGALQPDYSGVRAKIVPPNAPAGDFCFNGPSDHGMHGLYNLYGFESPGLTSSLAIAKYLEAEIKSSL, from the coding sequence ATGGAGCAGGTTGATTGTGTTGTCGTTGGTGCTGGAGTAGTTGGTCTAGCTGTAGCTAGGGAGATGGCACTACAAGGTAGAGAAACCATTTTGCTCGAGCGCGAAAGCGCTTTCGGCACTGTCAGTAGTGCACGGAATAGCGAAGTCATTCACGCTGGCATTTATTACCCAAAAGATTCTTTAAAAGCCAAGTTATGCGTTGAAGGCAATCGATTGCTCTACGAATATTGTCGTAGTCATCAAGTCGCTACACAACCGTATGGCAAGCTCATCGTTGCAGCTGACCAAACTCAAATCGATGATTTGCAGGCCATTTTGTATAAAGCGCAAAACAATAGTGTGCCTGAAATCAAAATGATTTCAGGTGATGAGGCAAAGGCGCTTGAGTCAAATCTGCAATGTTCAGCAGCTATTCTCTCGTCAACTACCGGTATTGTGGATAGTCACGGTTATATGCTTTCTTTGTTAGGAGGCTTTGAAGATGCGGGCGGCATGGTTGCTTACCAGTCACCATTGCTCAGCGGAAAGCCAATTGGCAAGAATGCCGAAGCTGGGTATCAATTGGAAATTGGCGGTGTAGATGGAATGCAAATTCAAACAAAATTACTCATCAATTGCGCAGGTATGAGCGCACCAGCAGTGGCACAAAAAATTGAGGGATTGGCAAAAGAGCAAATACCCAAAGCCTACTTTGCAAAAGGCAATTACTTTTCCCTTTCAGGTAAATCGCCGTTTACCCACTTAATCTATCCAATACCTGAACCTGGTGGCCTTGGTGTGCATCTCACCTTGGATATGGGTGGACAAGCCAAGTTTGGTCCTGATGTCGAGTGGCTGGATATTGATGCAGAAGAACAGATTGATTACACGGTAGACCCAAAGCGAGGCGATGGCTTTTATGAGGCTGTGCGACGCTACTGGCCAGGTCTTAAAGATGGGGCTTTGCAGCCAGATTATTCGGGAGTAAGGGCCAAAATTGTTCCGCCTAATGCGCCAGCAGGGGACTTTTGCTTTAATGGACCCAGTGACCACGGAATGCATGGACTCTACAACCTATATGGCTTTGAGTCGCCTGGATTAACGTCTAGTTTGGCTATTGCTAAGTATTTAGAGGCTGAAATCAAAAGTTCTTTATAA
- a CDS encoding ShlB/FhaC/HecB family hemolysin secretion/activation protein — protein sequence MVGHVTLAAPQIDSGNVFRELIDNNQTIRNSVEPANVLEVKEARPKRVIVPLGTNEDLPVEVTQIQLVGDVPEDVPVDEISAILMAPKKISRMSQLKELAQKIEDLVHAKGYPVFRVIVPDQEIFNGRVRMLAYNGKIDKVVNIKGNPKRIDPEVLQQYFEDLIKTGGFKRLDFERTMLLINDLPGVKAKLVLNPGREPGLIDADLEVTEGAPVRWNVVADNYGSSSTGKGRLTAVSKLDDLTGVGDRLTVLGTVTTQSLVAGMLDYKRPIGVSGLVGGLNVLASNYQTSANATSLASTGHNQSYEANLSYPLILQFGKNLYADASYASRDFYTAVAGTQAQIENIEVGKVGLRGAITDNFLNGGSTFGNYYYYNGTVYPHQGYATTNPAAYQKTTFGLVRAQSLPSGFNLLLSWSGQRTDNLLDSSEQFALGGVNAVRAYGPTAVFANKANLFTAELGKDLASAGDYGVIKSSVFYDQGNDISDPIYGSGMLRGAGVSLSLQKWGYYELKAIYAHRIGTFNGGVLLDDGTQSGRVWVSLSTFF from the coding sequence ATGGTTGGGCACGTAACCTTAGCGGCGCCCCAGATTGACTCCGGTAACGTATTTCGCGAATTAATTGATAACAATCAAACCATTCGAAATTCGGTTGAGCCTGCCAATGTATTAGAGGTGAAAGAGGCAAGACCTAAGCGTGTGATTGTTCCGCTGGGTACCAATGAGGACTTGCCGGTTGAGGTTACTCAAATCCAGTTGGTTGGTGATGTTCCAGAGGATGTGCCGGTTGATGAAATTAGTGCAATCCTCATGGCCCCTAAGAAAATTTCTCGCATGAGCCAGCTCAAAGAATTGGCTCAAAAAATTGAAGATTTAGTACATGCTAAGGGTTATCCCGTATTTCGGGTGATCGTCCCAGACCAGGAGATTTTCAACGGTCGTGTGCGGATGCTGGCTTACAACGGCAAGATCGATAAAGTCGTAAATATTAAGGGTAATCCCAAAAGAATTGATCCTGAGGTGCTTCAGCAATATTTTGAGGATTTGATTAAAACTGGCGGATTTAAGAGGCTCGATTTTGAGCGAACCATGCTCTTAATCAATGATTTGCCAGGTGTAAAAGCCAAGTTGGTTTTAAATCCAGGTCGTGAGCCAGGATTGATTGATGCGGATCTGGAAGTAACCGAGGGCGCGCCAGTACGTTGGAACGTAGTGGCTGATAACTATGGCTCGAGCTCAACCGGTAAGGGTCGATTGACTGCAGTATCTAAACTGGATGATCTGACGGGTGTTGGCGATCGATTAACGGTTCTGGGAACCGTAACCACCCAAAGCTTAGTTGCGGGAATGCTCGATTACAAAAGGCCGATTGGGGTTAGCGGCTTAGTTGGTGGCCTGAACGTTTTAGCATCCAATTATCAAACTTCAGCGAATGCTACCTCTTTGGCCAGTACTGGCCATAACCAAAGTTATGAGGCAAATCTTTCGTACCCCTTAATTTTGCAATTTGGAAAAAATTTGTATGCGGATGCAAGTTATGCATCTCGTGACTTTTATACGGCAGTAGCTGGAACCCAGGCTCAAATAGAAAATATTGAAGTGGGAAAGGTCGGTTTACGCGGCGCTATTACAGATAATTTCTTAAACGGTGGTTCAACCTTTGGTAATTACTACTACTACAACGGTACGGTATATCCTCACCAAGGATATGCAACCACTAATCCTGCTGCTTATCAAAAAACCACATTTGGTCTTGTAAGGGCCCAGTCCCTGCCCTCGGGGTTTAATTTGTTATTAAGTTGGTCTGGTCAGCGCACCGACAACTTATTAGATAGCTCTGAGCAATTTGCGCTTGGTGGTGTCAATGCGGTGAGAGCATATGGCCCAACCGCTGTTTTTGCTAATAAAGCCAACTTATTTACTGCGGAATTAGGAAAAGATCTAGCGTCTGCGGGGGATTATGGAGTCATCAAATCCTCCGTCTTCTATGATCAGGGTAACGATATCTCTGATCCGATTTATGGGAGTGGGATGCTCCGTGGTGCAGGTGTAAGCTTATCTCTACAAAAGTGGGGATATTACGAGTTAAAAGCTATTTATGCTCATCGCATAGGTACGTTTAATGGCGGTGTTTTGCTAGATGATGGCACGCAAAGCGGTAGGGTCTGGGTAAGTTTGTCTACATTCTTCTAA
- the pgi gene encoding glucose-6-phosphate isomerase, whose amino-acid sequence MSSRPSQTTQNLPKAAIAAVDVILDTAYQNISAAQWENLFSFARKAKLPEFIADMFAGKHINQSEDRPALHSALRNLSKDPVLLDGKDVMPAVREVWHRIEALCNKWVGVTDVIHIGIGGSDFGPRLAIEALAHVPGIESHGMRMHFLANIDTAELTRILNRALPHSTRVIIVSKSFTTLETTMNAKAVVAWLKENDLTNSQISKTLYAVTANVPAAKAFGVEEEHIFPFWDWVGGRYSVWSAVGLPIALQYGFKTFEEFLAGAHAMDVHFRNAPLEENLPAIMALALLHQQEKYHIKAYAAIPYADALDWFPKWLQQLDMESNGKSIGKNGKPVKHSSPVVFGSAGSNAQHSYFQLFHQGPEIIPIDFIAVRKPMSDRPEAVAHHRILLSNCLAQAQALAHGKSADNPNDVYPGKRPSNLLLLPELNAFYLGALLALHENRAATLGALWNINSFDQPGVEYGKVLAKPIEKALSTGDSDIQASDSIDAVTAARINLLNH is encoded by the coding sequence ATGTCCTCACGGCCTTCCCAAACTACACAAAACCTACCTAAAGCCGCTATTGCGGCAGTAGATGTCATTTTAGATACGGCCTATCAAAATATCAGTGCAGCGCAGTGGGAAAATCTCTTTTCATTTGCCCGCAAAGCAAAGCTTCCTGAATTTATTGCTGATATGTTTGCTGGCAAACATATTAACCAAAGTGAAGATCGCCCTGCACTGCACTCCGCACTGCGCAACCTTTCAAAAGACCCTGTTCTCCTAGATGGCAAAGATGTCATGCCAGCCGTGAGAGAAGTGTGGCATCGCATCGAAGCACTTTGCAATAAGTGGGTAGGCGTTACCGACGTTATTCATATTGGCATTGGTGGTTCTGACTTTGGCCCTCGTTTAGCAATTGAAGCACTTGCACACGTACCAGGCATTGAAAGCCATGGTATGCGCATGCATTTTCTGGCCAATATCGATACCGCAGAATTAACACGCATCCTTAATCGTGCACTACCGCATAGCACCAGAGTCATCATTGTTTCTAAGTCGTTCACAACTTTAGAGACCACCATGAACGCCAAGGCCGTAGTCGCCTGGCTCAAAGAGAATGACCTTACCAATAGCCAAATTAGCAAGACTTTATATGCTGTGACTGCTAATGTCCCAGCGGCTAAGGCATTTGGTGTTGAAGAAGAGCACATCTTCCCATTTTGGGATTGGGTCGGCGGTCGCTACTCGGTATGGTCAGCTGTAGGCCTGCCGATTGCATTGCAGTATGGCTTTAAGACCTTCGAAGAATTCTTGGCTGGCGCACATGCAATGGATGTGCATTTCAGAAATGCCCCTCTGGAAGAAAATCTTCCAGCCATCATGGCGCTTGCACTATTACACCAACAGGAAAAGTACCACATTAAAGCGTATGCTGCCATTCCCTATGCTGATGCCTTGGATTGGTTTCCGAAGTGGTTACAGCAATTGGACATGGAAAGTAATGGCAAGAGCATTGGCAAAAATGGCAAACCTGTTAAGCACTCATCGCCAGTAGTCTTTGGTAGCGCAGGCAGTAACGCACAGCATTCTTACTTTCAGCTCTTTCATCAAGGCCCTGAAATCATTCCGATTGATTTCATCGCGGTACGCAAGCCAATGAGTGATCGCCCAGAAGCTGTGGCGCATCACCGCATCTTATTGTCCAACTGTCTTGCACAAGCACAGGCCTTGGCTCATGGTAAGTCTGCCGACAATCCAAACGACGTTTATCCAGGCAAGCGCCCTAGCAACCTATTGTTGCTGCCCGAGCTCAATGCTTTTTATCTTGGAGCCCTGCTTGCCCTGCATGAGAACCGTGCAGCTACTTTAGGTGCATTGTGGAATATCAATAGCTTTGACCAACCTGGCGTGGAATATGGCAAAGTCCTTGCCAAACCAATTGAAAAAGCACTCAGTACTGGCGATAGCGATATTCAAGCAAGCGACAGCATCGACGCAGTTACTGCCGCGCGTATTAATCTTCTAAATCATTAA